In the genome of Salinirussus salinus, one region contains:
- a CDS encoding DUF373 family protein gives MLLVLCVDLDDDLGRKTGVDTPVVGRDAVRDAAVDLATADPEDSDVNVMFEGLHLAEEVEDSVEVAAVTGLEGSEVAATRKVGEEVDRVLAGLETGEDIRALVVTDGAQDESVIPVIRSRVAIDGVRRVVVRQAQDLESMYYTIKQVLDDPETRGTILVPLGILLLIYPLTVLANALGFPGTVFGVTSGLLGLYVLGRAFGVEEALDTAVARARKALFTGRVTIITYVVAAALLVIGGVSGVQALERVQLAHSSPLGVLGVVAALVDGAVPWFAAAGVTSSLGQVTDEYLAGQFRWRYLNAPFYVLAIAAVLHGLSAYFLGTVTLQYLAIALTGGTLLGLVSTLSFAVAESRSERRTEAA, from the coding sequence ATGCTGCTGGTGCTGTGTGTCGACCTCGACGACGACCTCGGCCGGAAGACCGGAGTCGACACGCCCGTCGTCGGACGCGACGCGGTCCGGGACGCGGCGGTCGACCTCGCCACGGCCGACCCCGAGGACAGCGACGTCAACGTCATGTTCGAAGGGCTCCACCTCGCGGAGGAGGTCGAGGACAGCGTCGAGGTCGCCGCCGTCACCGGTCTCGAGGGAAGCGAGGTCGCCGCCACCCGGAAGGTCGGCGAGGAGGTCGACCGCGTGCTCGCCGGCCTGGAGACCGGCGAGGACATCCGCGCGCTCGTGGTGACCGACGGCGCCCAGGACGAGTCGGTCATCCCCGTCATCCGCTCGCGGGTCGCCATCGACGGCGTCCGTCGGGTCGTCGTCCGCCAGGCCCAGGACCTGGAGTCGATGTACTACACCATCAAGCAGGTGCTCGACGACCCCGAGACGCGTGGGACGATCCTCGTCCCTCTCGGGATCTTGCTGCTCATCTACCCGCTGACGGTGCTGGCGAACGCGCTGGGCTTCCCGGGGACGGTCTTCGGGGTCACCTCCGGCCTGCTCGGGCTGTACGTGCTGGGCCGTGCCTTCGGCGTCGAGGAGGCGCTCGACACCGCGGTCGCCCGCGCCCGGAAGGCGCTGTTTACCGGCCGGGTGACGATCATCACCTACGTGGTCGCTGCTGCCCTGCTGGTCATCGGCGGGGTCAGCGGCGTCCAGGCACTCGAACGGGTCCAGCTCGCCCACAGCAGCCCCCTCGGCGTGCTCGGGGTGGTGGCCGCGCTGGTCGACGGCGCCGTCCCGTGGTTCGCGGCCGCCGGGGTCACGAGCAGCCTCGGGCAGGTCACCGACGAGTACCTCGCCGGCCAGTTCCGGTGGCGGTATCTCAACGCCCCCTTCTACGTGCTCGCCATCGCCGCCGTGTTGCACGGCCTGAGCGCGTACTTCCTCGGGACGGTCACCCTCCAGTATCTCGCCATCGCGCTGACCGGCGGGACGCTTCTCGGGCTCGTGAGTACGCTCTCCTTCGCGGTGGCGGAGTCGCGGTCGGAGCGGCGGACCGAGGCGGCCTGA
- the ileS gene encoding isoleucine--tRNA ligase: protein MSHDDASAGDGSERERFAPVDDQYDPDAVEPRVFDRWEAVDAYERTVEHRSDGEDFFFVDGPPYTSGAAHMGTTWNKVLKDLYIRYHRMQGYDVADRPGYDMHGLPIETKVEERLGFENKKEIEDFGEEAFIEECKAFAQEQLEGLQADFQDFGVWMDWDEPYRTVSPEYMEAAWWGFAQAHERGLVEQGKRSINQCPRCETAIANNEVEYHDVGKPSIYVRFPLVDREGSLVIWTTTPWTIVANTFVAVDGDLTYVGVDAEKDGQTDRLYVAEAVVEDVLKEGRYEDYEVVEELSGEEMVGWTYDHPLAEEVPAHPQGEGAGQVYTAEYVEADRTGLVHSAPGHGEEDFERGQELGLEVFCPVGSDGRYTDDAGTYAGTFVRDANDEIIDDLDAKGHLLAHDRTNVREGQCWRCDTDIVRVVTDQWFITITDIKEELLANIEDAQWHPEWARDNRFRDFVEDAPDWNVSRQRYWGIPIPIWTPEDWEGDMDEVVVVGDREELAERVDQDIDPGDVDLHKGTVDDLTITEDGTTYTRVGDVFDVWLDSSVATWGTVDYPSETEGFEQLWPADLIIEAHDQTRGWFWSQLGMGTAAVGESPYEEVLMHGYANMPDGRGMSKSKGIFVDPGEVIEEYGRDPMRLFLLSVTPQGEDMNFSWEETEEMQRRLNILWNVARFPMPYMRADGFEPGVAAEPQRDGGGEAADGTTLADVAEDLELVDEWVLSRLQSVEKTMTEHMDAFENHKAVEALLDFVVEDVSRFYIQVVRERMWEPEDSPSKRAAYATLYRVLEEVAALVAPFAPFAAEEVYAALTGGAGHPTVHMCDWPEPDDGLRDPDLEREVEVVRAVEEAGSNARQQAERKLRWPVSRVVVDADSADVAAAVETRADLVADRLNARAVEVLGPDEEWGELRYSAAADMSELGPAFGDDAGRVMEALNEARVPEPTLDALEAAVADTLGEAVELTEAMVEFRRETPPEVAGADFTAGDGGGVVYVDTALTEDIESEGYAREVVRRVQEMRKDLDLDIEAEIRLDLEIEDDRVAGLVARHADYLEEEVRAGDRGTVEDGHRKTWDVEGVDVEIAIEPLPEAAASDD from the coding sequence ATGAGCCACGACGACGCGTCCGCCGGGGACGGGAGCGAGCGCGAGCGCTTCGCCCCGGTGGACGACCAGTACGACCCCGACGCGGTCGAACCGCGTGTGTTCGACCGCTGGGAGGCGGTCGACGCCTACGAGCGGACCGTCGAGCACCGCAGCGACGGCGAGGACTTCTTCTTCGTCGACGGCCCCCCCTACACCTCCGGCGCGGCCCACATGGGCACCACCTGGAACAAGGTGCTCAAGGACCTCTACATCCGGTATCACCGGATGCAGGGGTACGACGTCGCCGACCGGCCGGGCTACGACATGCACGGCCTGCCAATCGAGACCAAAGTCGAGGAGCGACTGGGCTTCGAGAACAAGAAGGAGATCGAGGACTTTGGCGAGGAGGCGTTCATCGAGGAGTGCAAGGCCTTCGCCCAGGAGCAACTCGAGGGGCTGCAGGCGGACTTCCAGGACTTCGGCGTCTGGATGGACTGGGACGAGCCCTACCGGACGGTCAGCCCGGAGTACATGGAGGCGGCCTGGTGGGGCTTCGCGCAGGCCCACGAGCGCGGCCTCGTCGAGCAGGGCAAACGCTCCATCAACCAGTGTCCCCGGTGTGAGACCGCCATCGCCAACAACGAGGTGGAGTACCACGACGTCGGCAAGCCATCCATCTACGTCCGGTTCCCCCTCGTCGACCGGGAGGGGAGTCTGGTCATCTGGACCACCACGCCCTGGACCATCGTCGCCAACACATTCGTCGCCGTCGACGGCGACCTCACCTACGTCGGCGTCGACGCGGAGAAGGACGGCCAGACGGACCGTCTCTACGTCGCCGAAGCCGTCGTCGAGGACGTGCTCAAGGAGGGCCGCTACGAGGACTACGAGGTCGTCGAGGAGCTCTCCGGCGAGGAGATGGTCGGCTGGACGTACGACCACCCGCTGGCCGAGGAGGTGCCGGCCCACCCCCAGGGGGAGGGTGCCGGCCAGGTCTACACGGCGGAGTACGTCGAGGCCGACCGGACGGGGCTGGTCCACTCCGCGCCCGGCCACGGCGAGGAGGACTTCGAGCGCGGCCAGGAACTCGGATTGGAGGTGTTCTGTCCCGTCGGCAGCGACGGCCGGTACACCGACGACGCCGGCACGTACGCCGGCACGTTCGTCCGCGACGCCAACGACGAGATCATCGACGACCTCGACGCGAAGGGGCACCTGCTCGCACACGACCGGACGAACGTCCGCGAGGGGCAGTGCTGGCGCTGCGATACCGACATCGTCCGGGTCGTCACCGACCAGTGGTTCATCACGATCACCGACATCAAGGAGGAGCTGCTGGCGAACATCGAGGACGCCCAGTGGCACCCGGAGTGGGCCCGGGACAACCGCTTCCGTGACTTCGTCGAGGACGCCCCCGACTGGAACGTCTCCCGGCAGCGCTACTGGGGGATCCCGATCCCGATCTGGACTCCCGAGGACTGGGAGGGGGACATGGACGAGGTGGTCGTCGTCGGCGACCGCGAGGAACTGGCCGAGCGCGTCGACCAGGATATCGATCCCGGGGACGTGGACCTCCACAAGGGGACCGTCGACGACCTCACCATCACCGAGGACGGGACGACCTACACCCGCGTCGGCGACGTCTTCGACGTCTGGCTGGACTCCTCGGTCGCTACCTGGGGGACCGTCGACTACCCCAGCGAGACGGAGGGCTTCGAACAGTTGTGGCCCGCGGACCTGATCATCGAGGCCCACGACCAGACCCGCGGGTGGTTCTGGTCGCAACTGGGGATGGGGACGGCAGCCGTCGGCGAGAGCCCCTACGAGGAGGTGTTGATGCACGGCTACGCCAACATGCCCGACGGCCGCGGGATGTCCAAGTCCAAGGGCATCTTCGTCGACCCCGGCGAGGTCATCGAGGAGTACGGCCGGGACCCGATGCGCCTGTTCCTGCTGTCGGTGACTCCCCAGGGGGAGGACATGAACTTCTCCTGGGAGGAGACCGAGGAGATGCAACGGCGGCTGAACATCCTCTGGAACGTCGCCCGGTTCCCGATGCCGTACATGCGCGCCGACGGGTTCGAGCCCGGCGTTGCGGCGGAGCCGCAACGGGACGGAGGCGGCGAAGCCGCCGACGGGACGACCCTCGCGGACGTCGCCGAGGACCTCGAACTCGTCGACGAGTGGGTGCTCTCACGGCTCCAGTCCGTGGAGAAGACGATGACAGAGCACATGGACGCCTTCGAGAACCACAAGGCCGTCGAGGCGCTGCTCGATTTCGTCGTCGAGGACGTCTCGCGCTTCTACATCCAGGTCGTCCGCGAGCGGATGTGGGAGCCCGAGGATTCGCCGAGCAAGCGGGCGGCCTACGCCACCCTCTACCGTGTGCTGGAGGAGGTCGCCGCCCTCGTCGCGCCCTTCGCGCCCTTCGCGGCCGAGGAGGTCTACGCCGCGCTGACCGGCGGGGCCGGCCACCCGACGGTCCACATGTGTGACTGGCCCGAACCCGACGACGGACTGCGGGACCCCGACCTGGAGCGGGAGGTCGAGGTCGTCCGGGCCGTCGAGGAGGCAGGGTCGAACGCCCGCCAGCAGGCCGAGCGGAAGCTGCGCTGGCCCGTCTCCCGCGTGGTCGTCGACGCCGACAGCGCGGACGTGGCGGCGGCCGTCGAGACGCGAGCCGACCTGGTGGCTGACCGGCTGAACGCCCGCGCGGTCGAGGTGCTCGGCCCGGACGAGGAGTGGGGCGAGTTGCGCTACTCCGCGGCGGCGGATATGAGCGAACTCGGGCCGGCCTTCGGCGACGACGCCGGCCGGGTGATGGAGGCGCTGAACGAGGCTCGCGTCCCGGAGCCGACCCTCGACGCCCTGGAGGCTGCTGTCGCCGACACACTCGGTGAAGCCGTCGAATTGACCGAGGCGATGGTCGAGTTCCGCCGCGAGACGCCCCCGGAGGTCGCGGGCGCGGACTTCACTGCCGGCGACGGCGGCGGGGTCGTCTACGTCGACACCGCGCTGACCGAGGACATCGAGAGCGAGGGCTACGCCCGCGAGGTAGTCAGGCGAGTTCAGGAGATGCGCAAGGACCTCGACCTCGACATCGAGGCGGAGATCCGGCTCGACCTCGAGATCGAGGACGACCGGGTCGCGGGGCTCGTGGCCCGCCACGCCGACTACCTCGAGGAGGAGGTCCGGGCTGGTGACCGCGGGACCGTCGAGGATGGCCACCGAAAGACCTGGGACGTGGAGGGCGTCGACGTGGAGATCGCTATCGAGCCACTTCCGGAGGCAGCCGCCAGCGACGACTGA